GCACGTCCCCGAGGTGCCGCTTGATAGGAACGCGTTATACGTCCCGGGTCCACGCGTATTTCAACTATTTTCATCTCGTCAGTATCTATTCGCACTTTACCTTGTCTCGCCTTCTCCTCTGCATTTGCCACAGCAGACTGTAACAATTTAAGTAAAGGCTCTGCAGAACGTTTCAACGTAAAAGAGAGGATGTCTCTTGCCTCTTGAACTTTACAACCACGTATTAAATCAACCACCAGTCGCACTTTACGTGGCGACATAGGCAAATGTCGTAAATGGGCTTCCGCAAAAATCATGGTTTAACTCCTATTTCTTTTTACTATCCGGATGTCCGTGGAATGTTCGGGTTGGAGCAAACTCACCTAATTTATGCCCAACCATATTTTCTGTAATAAACACAGGAATAAATGATTTTCCGTTATGAACCGCAATCGTCAAACCAACCATCTCTGGGATGACAGTAGAACGACGAGACCATGTACGAATAACCTTGCGGTCACCTGTGCTCTGTTGCTTCATAATTTTATCTAACAGAGACTGGTCAATAAAATAACCTTTTTTTAGTGAACGAGGCACCTTTTATCTCCTACTCATTATTTCTGATTTCTTCGTCTTAATATATATTTATTCGTCCTATGATTTTTCTTCCGTGTCTTATAGCCTTTGGTGGGCTTACCCCACGGTGTAACAGGATGTCTTCCACCACGGGTTCGGCCACCTAAAGGATGGTCTACTGGGTTCATCGTCTCACCACGCACTTTAGGGCGTCGACTTAACCAGCGAGTCCTACCTGCCTTACCAAGGCTAATATTAATATGCTCTTCATTGCCAACAACACCAATAGTCGCACGGCAAATACTTAGCACTCTACGCATCTCACCAGAAGGCATACGTAACACTACAAACCTGCCTTCCTTGGCAAGTAGTTGGCAACTGTTTCCTGCTGAACGGGCAATTTGTCCACCTTTACCCGGCGTTAATTCGACATTATGCACCATCGTCCCTAATGGGATTTTTGCCAGAGGCAGGCAATTTCCAACTTCAAAATCAACATCATCACCACTCATAATGGTTTGGCCTACCGTTAACCCTTGAGGTGCAAGAATATACCTTTTTTCACCATCTACATAAGTAATTAAAGCAATATTTGCAGAACGCATTGGGTCATATTCTATAGCGGTAACTTTTCCGGGGATGCCATCTTTATCACGGCGAAAATCTACAATACGATATAGACGTTTATGACCACCACCGCGTCTGCGAACTGTAATTCTACCTAAA
The window above is part of the Candidatus Hydrogenedens sp. genome. Proteins encoded here:
- the rplV gene encoding 50S ribosomal protein L22, with translation MIFAEAHLRHLPMSPRKVRLVVDLIRGCKVQEARDILSFTLKRSAEPLLKLLQSAVANAEEKARQGKVRIDTDEMKIVEIRVDPGRITRSYQAAPRGRAVRIRHRHSHIHIVLAGEERKTTPAKKK
- the rplB gene encoding 50S ribosomal protein L2, yielding MPLKRFKPYTPSRRHMTVADFSALTKKEPEKSLLISFKQKAGRNNLGRITVRRRGGGHKRLYRIVDFRRDKDGIPGKVTAIEYDPMRSANIALITYVDGEKRYILAPQGLTVGQTIMSGDDVDFEVGNCLPLAKIPLGTMVHNVELTPGKGGQIARSAGNSCQLLAKEGRFVVLRMPSGEMRRVLSICRATIGVVGNEEHINISLGKAGRTRWLSRRPKVRGETMNPVDHPLGGRTRGGRHPVTPWGKPTKGYKTRKKNHRTNKYILRRRNQK
- the rpsS gene encoding 30S ribosomal protein S19; protein product: MPRSLKKGYFIDQSLLDKIMKQQSTGDRKVIRTWSRRSTVIPEMVGLTIAVHNGKSFIPVFITENMVGHKLGEFAPTRTFHGHPDSKKK